A window of Oncorhynchus nerka isolate Pitt River linkage group LG4, Oner_Uvic_2.0, whole genome shotgun sequence contains these coding sequences:
- the LOC135571524 gene encoding uncharacterized protein LOC135571524, producing MHLFCGNVQVVLTNKEVTGIKFLGRRIHGLRSCLVKRRSEFTYYEDAQQVDISTTVEGFQERGDDMMTYQFSTSDIITTPHEPSSGSSQQFPQDSPPPPPPPPFPSPPPYHFTQDQTPDSTPQEFVEEQHNVADVPQLWSYFGNQGTSNFSLRLAGIRRAMEALTSSDSTSLNYLTHAGRMVLSGLSELNQQDVRQFQQAYDILVNFINEPANRERLELEMALVGRPGTFFYLLMEVMMRIRPPGGAWTESAGNFYLLIKDQMKALLDSIFNLDESVYESPQRLSWQVMEILEMQVDFLLSSLD from the exons ATGCACCTGTTTTGT GGTAATGTCCAGGTGGTTCTCACCAACAAGGAGGTGACTGGTATTAAG TTCCTTGGTAGAAGGATCCATGGACTCAGGTCTTGCCTCGTCAAGAGGAGGTCAGAGTTCACCTATTATGAGGACGCCCAG CAGGTGGATATCTCCACCACAGTGGAGGGGTTCCAGGAGAGGGGGGATGACATGATGACGTATCAGTTCTCTACCTCTGACATTATCACCACCCCTCATGAGCCGTCCTCTGGCTCCTCTCAGCAGTTCCCCCAGGattctccacctccccctccacctcccccattCCCTTCCCCTCCACCTTACCACTTCACCCAGGACCAGACCCCTGACAGCACTCCTCAG GAGTTTGTGGAGGAGCAACATAATGTTGCAGATGTGCCCCAGCTGTG GAGTTACTTTGGAAACCAAGGGACAAGCAACTTCTCTCTGAGGCTGGCCGGTATCCGACGTGCTATGGAG GCTCTGACATCCTCAGACAGTACCTCCCTTAATTACCTCACCCACGCTGGGAGGATGGTGTTGAGTGGACTGTCCGAGCTCAACCAGCAG GATGTGAGGCAGTTTCAGCAGGCCTACGACATCCTGGTGAACTTCATTAATGAGCCAGCAAACAGGGAGCGACTAGAGCTGGAGATGGCTCTTGTAGGA AGGCCTGGTACCTTCTTTTATCTGCTCATGGAAGTGATGATGAGGATTCGCCCTCCTGGAGGAGCCTGGACAGAGTCTGCTGGGAACTTCTACCTCCTCATTAAG GATCAGATGAAGGCGTTGTTGGACTCCATCTTCAACCTCGATGAGTCCGTCTATGAAAGCCCACAAAGGCTCTCGTGGCAGGTGATGGAGATTCTAGAAATGCAGGTAGACTTCCTCCTGTCCAGCCTGGATTAA